In a single window of the Bradyrhizobium sp. ORS 285 genome:
- a CDS encoding amino acid ABC transporter permease yields MNYTWDFAILGKYSHLFWVGLGWTMAYTLGTIVLGTLIGLLVGIIRLRRPVVIDWLLIAYIELFRCTPLLVQIIWFYYAFPVVIGVNIPAHVAAVTVLSLYGGAFYAEIIRGSIESVPRGQWDAARALGLRPWRMMRLVILPQALKPMLAPYVNQSVTQLKNTSLVSVIAVPDLVYNATLINADTYRPLEVYTIIAIIYFAILFPATLLGRRFERGMSYDKA; encoded by the coding sequence ATGAACTACACCTGGGATTTTGCCATTCTCGGCAAATACAGCCACCTGTTCTGGGTGGGGCTGGGCTGGACCATGGCCTATACGCTGGGCACAATTGTGCTCGGCACGCTCATCGGGCTGCTCGTCGGCATCATCAGGCTGCGCCGCCCCGTGGTGATCGACTGGCTGCTGATCGCCTATATCGAGCTGTTCCGCTGCACGCCGCTCTTGGTGCAGATCATCTGGTTCTACTACGCGTTCCCCGTGGTGATCGGCGTCAACATCCCGGCGCATGTCGCGGCGGTGACCGTGCTGTCGCTGTATGGCGGGGCGTTCTATGCCGAGATCATCCGCGGCAGCATCGAGAGCGTGCCGCGCGGCCAGTGGGACGCGGCGCGCGCGCTTGGCCTGCGCCCGTGGCGGATGATGCGGCTCGTGATCCTGCCGCAGGCGCTGAAGCCGATGCTCGCGCCCTACGTCAACCAGTCGGTGACGCAGCTGAAGAACACTTCTCTTGTGTCGGTGATCGCGGTGCCGGATCTCGTCTACAACGCGACGCTCATCAACGCCGACACCTACCGGCCGCTCGAGGTCTATACCATCATCGCGATCATCTATTTCGCCATCCTGTTCCCGGCCACGCTGCTCGGCCGCCGCTTCGAGCGCGGCATGAGCTACGACAAGGCGTGA
- a CDS encoding DJ-1/PfpI family protein, giving the protein MAEPLSIALVLFPQVTQLDLTGPVQVFSSVPGATLHLVWKRIEPIPTDSVLTLLPTTTFAECPQADVICIPGGFGVDAILDDAEVIGFIRRQAEDAKYITSVCTGSLALGAAGLLRGYRAATHWSARECLPLFGATISTERVCIDRNRVTGGGVTAGIDFALTLVSQLVDRATAEAIQLRLEYNPAPPFAAGSPDTAPPEVVSRMLERIAPFRQRRVAAAERAAAMLRGSA; this is encoded by the coding sequence ATGGCCGAACCGCTTTCGATCGCTCTCGTGCTGTTTCCCCAGGTCACCCAGCTCGATCTCACCGGCCCGGTACAGGTGTTCTCGAGCGTGCCCGGCGCGACGCTGCATTTGGTCTGGAAGCGGATCGAGCCGATTCCGACCGACTCCGTTCTCACGCTGCTGCCGACGACGACGTTTGCCGAGTGCCCGCAGGCCGACGTGATCTGCATCCCCGGCGGCTTCGGCGTCGATGCCATTCTGGACGATGCCGAAGTCATCGGCTTCATCCGCCGCCAGGCCGAAGACGCCAAATACATCACCTCGGTCTGCACCGGCTCGCTCGCGCTCGGAGCCGCTGGCCTGCTGAGGGGCTATCGCGCTGCGACCCATTGGAGCGCGCGCGAGTGCCTGCCGCTGTTCGGCGCCACCATCAGCACCGAGCGCGTCTGCATCGACCGCAACCGCGTGACCGGCGGCGGTGTCACCGCCGGCATCGACTTCGCGCTGACCCTGGTGTCGCAACTGGTCGACCGCGCGACGGCGGAGGCGATCCAGCTCAGGCTCGAATACAATCCGGCGCCACCGTTCGCGGCCGGCTCGCCCGACACCGCACCGCCCGAGGTCGTGTCACGAATGCTGGAGCGAATCGCCCCCTTCCGCCAGCGGCGTGTCGCGGCGGCCGAGCGCGCCGCGGCCATGCTCAGGGGCAGCGCCTAG
- a CDS encoding FAD-binding oxidoreductase, whose product MQSGQQTADVVVLGAGIVGVSCAYAIRERGLSVALVDRKAPGEETSYGNAGILSSASILPFNKPSLFKALPSYLGNQSAALRWSPSWTLRNIEWVLRFLANAVESRVKPRAIALHGLIRASLTLHRDWIVRAGEPQRVRETGWLKAWRSDAVGAATAEQAFLADYGIKSELLDRQAISALEPNMLPVYKVGLLHSQTASVDSPGNVTKAYARMFEGAGGTLRQSEIRALLSDNDGWRVVLGDGEIRARHVVVALGPWSPDILRPLGYHVPMAFERGYHQEFTPNPNRKLLRPINDAERSFVLAPMENGVRVTSGVELTDRDAPSNFAQLEQVVPLARGVVEFGDAVAPPWRGSRPSLPDALPMIGPAPRHSGLWLAFGNQHIGFTTGPATGAAIAAMIAGEAPSFDASAFVPSRYL is encoded by the coding sequence ATGCAGAGTGGACAGCAGACAGCCGACGTCGTCGTGCTGGGAGCCGGGATCGTCGGCGTCTCCTGCGCCTATGCGATCCGCGAGCGCGGGCTGTCGGTGGCGCTGGTCGACCGCAAGGCGCCGGGCGAGGAGACCTCCTACGGCAATGCCGGCATTCTCTCCTCTGCCTCCATCCTGCCGTTCAACAAGCCCTCGCTGTTCAAGGCGCTGCCGTCCTATCTCGGCAACCAGAGTGCCGCGCTGCGCTGGAGTCCATCCTGGACGTTGCGCAACATCGAATGGGTGCTGCGCTTCCTCGCCAACGCCGTCGAGTCCCGCGTCAAGCCGCGCGCGATCGCGCTGCACGGCCTGATCCGTGCGTCGCTGACGCTGCACCGTGACTGGATCGTCCGCGCCGGCGAGCCGCAGCGCGTGCGCGAGACTGGCTGGCTCAAGGCGTGGCGCAGCGACGCCGTCGGAGCGGCCACGGCCGAGCAGGCGTTTCTCGCCGACTACGGCATCAAGAGCGAGCTGCTCGACCGCCAGGCGATCTCCGCCCTCGAGCCCAACATGCTGCCGGTCTACAAGGTCGGACTGCTGCACAGCCAGACCGCGTCGGTGGACTCGCCGGGCAACGTGACGAAGGCCTATGCGCGGATGTTCGAGGGCGCGGGCGGAACGTTGCGCCAGTCCGAGATCCGGGCACTGCTGAGCGACAATGACGGCTGGCGCGTGGTGCTCGGCGATGGCGAGATCCGCGCGCGGCACGTCGTGGTGGCGCTCGGGCCGTGGTCGCCGGACATCCTGCGGCCGCTCGGCTATCACGTGCCGATGGCGTTCGAGCGCGGCTATCACCAGGAGTTCACGCCGAACCCCAACCGCAAGCTGCTGCGGCCGATCAATGATGCCGAGCGCAGCTTCGTGCTGGCGCCGATGGAGAACGGCGTGCGCGTCACCTCCGGCGTCGAACTGACCGACCGCGATGCGCCATCGAACTTCGCCCAGCTCGAGCAGGTGGTGCCGCTGGCGCGCGGTGTCGTCGAGTTCGGTGACGCCGTCGCGCCGCCCTGGCGCGGGTCGCGGCCGAGCCTGCCGGATGCGCTGCCGATGATCGGACCGGCGCCGCGTCATTCCGGCCTGTGGCTTGCATTCGGCAACCAGCACATCGGTTTCACCACGGGGCCGGCCACGGGCGCGGCGATCGCCGCGATGATCGCAGGCGAGGCGCCGTCCTTCGACGCCTCGGCCTTCGTGCCGAGCCGGTATCTGTGA
- a CDS encoding SDR family NAD(P)-dependent oxidoreductase: MRVSIITGSGAGIGAAVARRLAAPGQGLMLHGQGADADGLARLEAVAETCRQAGAEVAFHCANLATAGAASELVAAARARFGRVDALVHAAGFADRRTFRDLPREGLERSLAVMPAAFHELASAALPDLLQSEAARVVAISSFVAHRFVPGGTFPASAAAKAALEALVKCLAIELAATGGTANVVVPGYTRKDAGRLGSLDPAAWQKAAAANPQQRLAEPDDVAAAVTFLLSTEAGHVTGAVLPVDGGLTLM; the protein is encoded by the coding sequence ATGCGCGTTTCAATCATCACCGGCAGCGGCGCCGGGATCGGCGCCGCTGTGGCGCGCCGCCTTGCGGCACCGGGGCAGGGCCTCATGCTGCATGGCCAGGGCGCTGACGCCGACGGGCTCGCGCGGCTGGAGGCCGTTGCAGAGACGTGCCGGCAGGCCGGCGCCGAGGTGGCCTTTCATTGCGCAAATCTTGCCACGGCAGGCGCAGCGTCGGAGCTCGTGGCTGCCGCGCGCGCCAGGTTCGGGCGTGTCGATGCGCTGGTGCACGCGGCGGGCTTCGCCGATCGCCGCACCTTTCGCGACCTGCCGCGCGAGGGACTCGAGCGTTCGTTGGCGGTGATGCCGGCGGCCTTCCACGAGCTCGCCAGTGCGGCGCTGCCCGACCTGTTGCAGAGCGAGGCCGCGCGCGTGGTCGCGATCTCCAGCTTTGTCGCGCATCGCTTCGTGCCGGGCGGCACTTTTCCGGCCTCGGCTGCCGCCAAGGCCGCGCTCGAGGCGCTGGTGAAATGTCTCGCGATCGAGCTCGCCGCCACCGGCGGCACCGCGAATGTCGTCGTGCCCGGCTACACGCGCAAGGACGCGGGCCGGCTCGGCTCGCTCGATCCGGCGGCTTGGCAGAAGGCGGCGGCCGCCAATCCGCAACAGCGGCTCGCCGAGCCGGACGACGTCGCAGCCGCCGTGACCTTCCTGCTGTCGACAGAGGCCGGCCATGTCACGGGCGCCGTGCTGCCGGTCGATGGCGGCCTCACCTTGATGTAG
- a CDS encoding NADH:ubiquinone oxidoreductase subunit NDUFA12 encodes MKQFFLKLFTWWNGQTFGTQLWTWRFGELVGQDAQGNRYYRTAGGKIDPVLHFERRWVIYNGLAEASRIPPEWHAWIHHMVDVPPTQDGYKPREWEKPHQPNLTGTALAYRPAGSTLASGRRPKATGDYQPWTPGS; translated from the coding sequence ATGAAACAGTTCTTTCTCAAGCTCTTCACGTGGTGGAACGGCCAGACCTTCGGCACCCAGCTGTGGACCTGGCGGTTCGGCGAGCTCGTGGGGCAGGATGCGCAGGGCAACCGTTATTATAGGACCGCCGGCGGCAAGATCGATCCGGTGCTGCATTTCGAGCGCCGCTGGGTGATCTACAACGGCTTGGCCGAGGCCAGCCGCATCCCGCCGGAATGGCACGCCTGGATCCATCACATGGTCGACGTGCCGCCGACCCAGGACGGATACAAGCCGCGCGAATGGGAGAAGCCGCATCAGCCGAACCTGACCGGCACTGCGCTCGCCTATCGTCCGGCCGGCTCCACCCTGGCCAGCGGCCGCCGTCCGAAGGCGACCGGCGATTATCAGCCCTGGACTCCCGGCAGCTAA
- a CDS encoding transporter substrate-binding domain-containing protein produces the protein MTTSDDQKISEDRREALRYALAIGSGAALASAMTTTPASAQAAGDNTLDRVRAAKVLRIAVLPGELPYFNKDLASGTWSGFSIEMANDIAKLLDVKLEYVESTYGNSVLDLQAGKIDLGFALNPTPQRALVIDFCGTVFPHPFGAMLKKGIEAKTWNDINKPEIKIAVDVGSANEAVARRFAPNATIKSLKSRDEVMLEMASGRVDVVVNALILGLTAIAKNPNLGTYKILQSPSVAIPSSMGVRRESDKRWRDFLAVWIDYNRGIGQMREWFIKGLGLAGVKAEDVPVEVNI, from the coding sequence GTGACCACATCAGACGATCAGAAGATTTCCGAAGACCGCCGCGAGGCGCTGCGCTATGCGCTCGCGATCGGCTCCGGCGCCGCGCTCGCGTCCGCAATGACAACGACGCCGGCCTCGGCACAGGCCGCCGGAGACAACACGCTCGATCGCGTCCGCGCCGCCAAAGTGCTGCGCATCGCCGTGCTGCCGGGCGAGCTGCCCTACTTCAACAAGGACCTCGCCTCCGGCACCTGGTCGGGCTTCTCGATCGAGATGGCCAACGACATCGCCAAGCTGCTCGACGTGAAGCTCGAATATGTCGAATCGACCTACGGCAATTCGGTGCTCGACCTGCAGGCCGGCAAGATCGATCTTGGCTTCGCGCTCAACCCGACCCCGCAGCGCGCGCTGGTGATCGACTTCTGCGGTACGGTGTTTCCGCATCCGTTCGGCGCCATGCTGAAGAAGGGCATCGAAGCCAAGACCTGGAACGACATCAACAAGCCGGAGATCAAGATCGCCGTCGACGTTGGCTCCGCCAACGAGGCGGTGGCGCGGCGGTTCGCGCCGAACGCGACCATCAAGTCGCTGAAGTCGCGCGACGAGGTGATGCTGGAGATGGCCTCGGGTCGCGTCGACGTCGTCGTCAACGCCCTGATCCTCGGTCTCACCGCGATCGCCAAGAACCCCAATCTCGGCACCTACAAGATCCTGCAGTCGCCATCGGTCGCGATCCCCTCCAGCATGGGCGTCCGCCGCGAGTCCGACAAGCGCTGGCGCGACTTCCTGGCGGTGTGGATCGACTACAACCGCGGCATCGGCCAGATGCGCGAATGGTTCATCAAGGGCCTGGGCCTCGCCGGCGTCAAGGCCGAGGACGTGCCGGTGGAAGTGAACATCTGA
- a CDS encoding GlxA family transcriptional regulator → MIGVLIFPDFQLLDAAGPISVFEIAARYASAAPQIRVVAAAPGPVRSSSGAEMLARKFGPVAALSTLLIAGGDGVEAASRNSCTLNFVRKVARRGTRVASVCSGAFVLAEAGLLDGKRATTHWQRTRQFLRTYPNVKLEPDSIYVRDGQVWSSAGITAGIDLALAMVSEDHGEEIAQKTARQLVLYHRRSGGQSQFSSLLELKAPSGRFADLLTWAREHLDAPLTVDDLAERAGMSTRHFTRAFVAETGTTPSKAIERLRLEVARDRVQASHQPIELVAEAAGFRDPERMRRAFIRAFGQPPQALRRAARAG, encoded by the coding sequence ATGATCGGCGTGCTCATCTTTCCGGATTTTCAGTTGCTCGATGCCGCCGGCCCGATCTCGGTGTTCGAGATCGCCGCGCGCTACGCGAGCGCCGCGCCGCAGATCCGGGTGGTGGCGGCGGCGCCGGGCCCGGTGCGCTCCTCGTCCGGCGCCGAGATGCTGGCGCGCAAATTTGGTCCGGTCGCGGCGCTCTCGACCTTGCTGATCGCCGGCGGCGACGGCGTCGAGGCGGCGAGCCGCAATTCCTGCACGCTGAATTTCGTGCGCAAGGTCGCGCGCCGCGGCACGCGCGTGGCCAGCGTTTGCTCGGGCGCCTTCGTGCTTGCCGAAGCCGGCCTGCTGGACGGCAAGCGGGCGACCACGCATTGGCAGCGCACGCGGCAGTTCCTGCGCACCTATCCCAACGTGAAGCTCGAGCCCGACAGCATCTATGTCCGCGACGGCCAGGTCTGGAGCTCGGCCGGCATCACTGCGGGCATCGATCTCGCGCTCGCCATGGTGTCTGAGGATCACGGCGAGGAGATCGCGCAGAAGACCGCGCGCCAGCTCGTGCTCTATCACCGTCGCAGCGGCGGGCAGTCGCAGTTCTCCTCGCTGCTGGAGCTGAAGGCGCCGAGCGGCCGCTTCGCCGATCTGCTCACCTGGGCGCGCGAGCATCTCGATGCGCCGCTCACGGTCGATGACCTCGCCGAGCGCGCCGGCATGAGCACGCGGCATTTCACCCGCGCCTTCGTCGCCGAGACCGGCACCACGCCGTCCAAGGCGATCGAACGGCTGCGGTTGGAGGTGGCGCGCGACCGCGTACAGGCCTCGCATCAGCCGATCGAGCTGGTGGCCGAAGCCGCCGGCTTTCGCGATCCCGAGCGCATGCGCCGCGCCTTCATCCGCGCCTTCGGCCAGCCGCCGCAAGCCTTGCGGCGCGCGGCGCGGGCGGGATAG
- a CDS encoding BA14K family protein — translation MTRLKTWSAAAAVALILPLAAATTSFAQGPGGGRGPGGGAAIAGGGGAAIGGGGGGAIGGGGAIGGGGRGAFTAGPGGAVGGGSFSGRTAVGGAGLVGRGPAAGANVAVNNGGSRGNWTGGGGNWNGGGGNWSGGGWRGGHHGGWHRGGGFWPGVGVGVGIGLGSSYAYYNDPYYYGNDYYNDYSYYDDSAPVAVIGTEGVDPSYCARRYRSYDPASGTYLGYDGLRHPCP, via the coding sequence ATGACCAGACTGAAGACATGGAGCGCCGCCGCGGCAGTGGCGCTGATTCTGCCGCTCGCGGCAGCGACCACGAGCTTTGCCCAAGGCCCCGGCGGCGGCCGTGGTCCGGGCGGCGGTGCCGCCATTGCGGGCGGAGGTGGCGCTGCCATCGGCGGTGGTGGTGGCGGAGCGATCGGCGGTGGTGGCGCGATCGGCGGCGGCGGACGTGGCGCCTTTACAGCCGGGCCGGGCGGCGCCGTGGGCGGCGGTAGCTTCTCCGGGCGCACAGCCGTTGGCGGCGCAGGCCTGGTGGGTCGCGGTCCGGCGGCCGGCGCCAATGTCGCCGTCAACAATGGCGGCAGCCGCGGCAACTGGACCGGCGGCGGCGGCAATTGGAACGGTGGCGGCGGCAACTGGAGCGGCGGCGGCTGGCGAGGCGGTCACCATGGCGGTTGGCACCGCGGCGGCGGCTTCTGGCCCGGCGTCGGTGTGGGCGTCGGCATTGGTCTCGGCAGCTCCTACGCCTACTACAATGATCCGTACTATTACGGAAACGACTACTACAACGACTACTCCTACTACGATGACTCCGCACCGGTCGCCGTCATCGGCACCGAGGGTGTTGATCCGAGCTATTGCGCCCGCCGTTACCGCTCCTACGACCCGGCGTCGGGAACTTACCTCGGCTACGACGGCCTTCGGCAT